The following are from one region of the Fusarium keratoplasticum isolate Fu6.1 chromosome 4, whole genome shotgun sequence genome:
- a CDS encoding Arginine--tRNA ligase, with translation MASPTNTVAGLNALLHGLSLDPMPKSASPIALTRPVEIWRSYLAEFLSKLSILNRDATTIQEAIASTTETSLGDLTLILPRLKLKDVDNKALNRLAFSVAAQLPFSSLFLAPRVDDIQLRMTFSPDTLPRLLLPYIADRKSSYGFDLSQGLLDPKEPKKGKKKIIIEFSSPNVATGFNGNNLRSTLLGDFIANLYEAMGWEVVRLNYLADWGKHVSLLTVGYKRFGSEKKLQQERSIYLLDVYAQMNGLFKPVQDPKGKAKQGETCVSPVEDKTIASERDEIFKKMENGDNEALKLSSQFRDITIEDLKVEYQRLGITFDEYSGESQVRPATITEVENTLNEKGILTESNGSWVIDWAKHTGKKGFSTQVIRGRDGATRYPLRDVAAALEREEKFAFDKMIYVASSAQDSHFQQVLAALELMGRSDLSEKLQHISFGAMQGLEANSLREILDNCEARMRDAMNMEHDDDDVDGSAAERITNNAMVGALLAQEMSKKKSHGYTFELKKLTSFSSHSGPMLQGCHTRLMTLINELRAEGVEGSEIDYAALRDPDCANLLRVMAQFPDVVAATYKSTEPHSLLGYLYRLMDSLSLVVPHPDEDDDEDERGSVRTLQQESSQGEKKARLVLYQNARQVLENGMKLLGFPLDLQDIAVDFSSDSARL, from the exons ATGGCGTCGCCTACCAACACCGTGGCCGGGCTCAACGCCCTTCTTCACGGGCTGTCCTTGGATCCCATGCCGAAAAGTGCCTCACCTATTGCGCTGACGAGACCCGTCGAGATCTGGCGATCTTACCTCGCTGAATTTCTCTCCAAGTTGAGCATTCTCAACCGTGATGCTACCACCATCCAAGAGGCCATTGCCTCAACGACCGAAACCTCGCTCGGGGACTTGACGCTTATACTTCCAcggctcaagctcaaggacgTCGACAACAAGGCTTTGAACAGGTTGGCATTTTCTGTAGCAGCGCAG TTgcccttctcatccttgttcttggcacCAAGGGTAGATGACATTCAACTTCGAATGACATTTTCCCCTGACACGCTGCCGCGACTTCTTCTGCCATACATTGCTGATCGCAAATCATCGTATGGATTCGACCTTTCGCAAGGGCTTCTGGACCCAAAGGAGCCCAAGAAAGGCAAaaagaagatcatcatcgAGTTTTCCTCCCCAAACGTGGCCACTGGCTTCAACGGCAACAATCTCAGAAGCACACTGTTAGGCGACTTCATCGCCAATTTGTACGAGGCTATGGGATGGGAGGTTGTGCGCCTTAACTACCTCGCCGACTGGGGTAAGCATGTTAGCTTGCTTACCGTAGGCTACAAGAGATTTGGTTCCGAAAAGAAGCTTCAACAAGAGAGGTCGATCTATCTTCTGGACGTCTACGCGCAGATGAATGGATTATTCAAGCCGGTGCAAGACCCAAAAGGCAAAGCCAAGCAAGGCGAAACATGCGTTTCCCCAGTGGAGGACAAGACGATTGCTTCAGAAAGAGACGAGATCTTCAAGAAAATGGAGAATGGCGACAATGAGGCTCTGAAGCTATCCAGTCAATTCAGGGACATTACTatcgaggacctcaaggTCGAGTACCAGCGCCTTGGTATCACCTTTGATGAATACTCGGGTGAATCACAAGTTCGGCCTGCAACAATCACCGAAGTCGAGAACACTCTGAATGAGAAAGGAATTCTTACAGAGAGTAACGGGTCGTGGGTCATAGATTGGGCCAAGCACACCGGCAAGAAAGGTTTCAGCACACAAGTCATCCGTGGACGCGACGGTGCTACACGATATCCCCTCCGTGATGTGGCCGCGGCGCTTGAGCGGGAGGAGAAGTTCGCCTTTGACAAGATGATATACGTGGCCTCCTCCGCCCAAGACAGCCACTTCCAACAGGTCTTGGCGGCTCTCGAGCTCATGGGAAGATCGGATCTCAGTGAAAAGTTGCAACATATCAGCTTCGGTGCCATGCAGGGGCTTGAGGCAAATTCACTACGGGAGATTCTCGATAACTGTGAGGCCAGAATGCGAGACGCCATGAACATGGAGcacgatgatgatgatgtcgatggCAGTGCAGCCGAGAGGATTACAAACAACGCCATGGTCGGAGCCTTGCTTGCTCAGGAAatgtccaagaagaagagccacGGCTACACCTTTGAGCTCAAGAAGTTGACGTCATTCAGCTCTCATTCCGGTCCCATGCTTCAAGGATGCCACACAAGACTCATGACCTTGATCAACGAATTGAGGGCTGAAGGTGTCGAAGGCTCCGAAATAGACTACGCGGCATTGAGGGATCCTGATTGTGCAAACTTGCTGCGCGTCATGGCCCAGTTCCCTGACGTCGTCGCAGCGACATACAAGTCCACAGAGCCACATTCACTGCTCGGCTACTTGTACAGGCTGATGGACTCGCTGTCCCTGGTTGTGCCTCATCctgatgaagacgacgatgaagatgaacGGGGGAGTGTACGGACGTTACAGCAGGAAAGCAGTCaaggggagaagaaggctcgCCTGGTGCTCTATCAGAATGCGCGACAGGTGCTGGAGAATGGGATGAAACTACTTGGATTTCCGCTTGATTTACAGGATATTGCTGTGGACTTTAGTAGCGATAGTGCCCGGCTATAA
- a CDS encoding Protein kinase domain-containing protein — MAQGARDKSAAASLASSNIIDFGLSGIPVNEDANGKIQSSTDNRNRALHALSDLGKQFGKPNVPAANILTNDELLKFPRLKADPYSEQSQLSFFSIDFVSDRGNASHMKWEQSQLEKKDYYPPSGHPTSSLDCLTSPTPVEGAAIESTGDVEDSESIKNRICSLLEQSAFNAKDYLPLDQLYKVLSPSVVHQLLLQQFGPTEASVYEREVLGTQTSVPALPPRRLRIFAILVLIDQLKRLPKFIEYGVDDTALPFHFTRIKSGRLVNVSYMPNPYRPDDSILKEFDVWPYHTAQDFTLWQPIIHVPFPEISWR, encoded by the coding sequence ATGGCGCAAGGGGCCCGTGATAAATCCGCGGCCGCCAGCTTGGCATCGAGCAACATCATCGATTTCGGATTGTCCGGCATACCTGTGAATGAAGACGCAAATGGCAAGATCCAATCTTCCACTGATAATCGAAACCGTGCCTTGCATGCACTTTCTGACCTGGGCAAACAATTCGGCAAGCCCAACGTGCCGGCTGCCAATATTTTGACCAATGATGAACTACTCAAATTCCCTCGTCTTAAAGCCGATCCCTACAGTGAGCAAAGCCAattgagcttcttcagcatTGACTTCGTCAGCGACAGAGGCAACGCCAGTCACATGAAATGGGAACAGTCGCAGTTAGAAAAGAAGGATTATTACCCACCATCTGGTCATCCAACATCCTCACTTGACTGCTTAACATCCCCAACTCCTGTCGAAGGAGCGGCAATCGAATCCACCGGCGACGTTGAGGACAGCGAATCTATCAAAAACAGGATCTGCTCTCTTCTCGAGCAGTCAGCGTTCAACGCAAAAGACTATCTTCCCCTTGATCAGCTCTACAAAGTTTTGTCACCTTCTGTGGTCCATCAGCTCCTGCTTCAACAGTTCGGCCCGACCGAAGCCTCAGTGTATGAACGCGAGGTCCTCGGCACCCAAACAAGTGTTCCTGCTTTGCCTCCGCGACGGCTAAGGATATTCGCCATTCTTGTCCTGATTGACCAACTTAAGAGACTACCCAAGTTCATAGAATATGGAGTAGACGACACAGCACTTCCTTTTCACTTCACACGCATCAAGTCAGGGCGATTGGTAAACGTGTCCTACATGCCCAACCCATATCGGCCGGATGATTCCATTCTCAAGGAGTTCGATGTGTGGCCTTATCACACGGCACAGGATTTCACGCTGTGGCAGCCCATCATTCATGTTCCATTTCCTGAAATTTCCTGGCGATAA